A stretch of Verrucomicrobiota bacterium DNA encodes these proteins:
- a CDS encoding tRNA (cytidine(34)-2'-O)-methyltransferase: MTEPLLHVALRCPEIPQNTGNIGRLCAITGCRLHLIHPLGFTTTDRHLRRSGMDYWHSLDKRDHENWESFRENEGTRRTWLFTTRANQSFWDVSYSPGDLLLFGNEGHGCPEAVHQAIGTRQSVKIPHPRSDLRSINLATSVGIAVYEALRQLRE; this comes from the coding sequence ATGACTGAACCGCTCCTCCACGTCGCCCTTCGTTGCCCTGAAATCCCCCAAAACACCGGCAATATCGGCCGTCTCTGCGCCATTACTGGGTGTCGCCTTCACCTCATTCACCCCCTGGGTTTCACCACAACCGATCGGCATCTTCGACGAAGCGGGATGGATTACTGGCACTCTCTCGACAAACGCGACCACGAGAATTGGGAATCATTCCGTGAAAACGAGGGAACCCGGCGGACATGGCTGTTCACCACAAGAGCCAACCAGTCTTTTTGGGACGTCTCTTACTCCCCCGGAGATCTGCTGCTTTTTGGCAACGAGGGTCATGGTTGCCCGGAAGCGGTTCACCAGGCAATCGGGACGAGACAGAGTGTAAAAATTCCACATCCTCGCTCCGATCTTAGGTCGATCAACCTCGCCACCAGTGTGGGAATCGCAGTGTACGAAGCACTTCGCCAACTACGAGAATAA
- the pdxH gene encoding pyridoxamine 5'-phosphate oxidase, which translates to MANLGDLRREYSKAGMRRETLESDPFSQFSLWFEQARTADLVEPNALSLATVSPDGAPTQRMVLLKAYDEKGFVFFTNYRSRKSGHLSSNPMASILFPWVSLERQVIIEGACEKISTAESLHYYISRPRGSRIGAWVSEQSSVISSRKVIEMKWEEMKKKFGEGEIPLPDFWGGYRLEPKRFEFWQGRPSRLHDRFEYRKSSAGIWSIDRLSP; encoded by the coding sequence ATGGCTAATTTAGGAGATCTTCGGCGTGAGTATTCGAAGGCTGGTATGCGGCGGGAGACCTTGGAGTCGGATCCTTTCAGTCAATTCTCATTGTGGTTTGAACAAGCGCGGACGGCTGACCTGGTGGAGCCAAACGCACTATCGCTGGCGACGGTAAGTCCGGATGGAGCTCCTACCCAGCGAATGGTGTTGCTGAAGGCTTATGATGAGAAGGGGTTTGTCTTTTTTACAAACTACCGAAGCCGGAAGTCAGGTCATCTGTCTTCAAATCCAATGGCTTCCATACTCTTTCCTTGGGTTTCTCTTGAGCGTCAGGTGATCATCGAAGGAGCCTGCGAAAAGATATCCACTGCGGAGTCCTTGCATTATTATATAAGCCGCCCGAGAGGAAGCCGGATTGGAGCTTGGGTGTCCGAGCAGAGTTCGGTGATTTCCTCGCGCAAGGTGATCGAAATGAAGTGGGAGGAGATGAAGAAAAAATTTGGAGAGGGAGAGATTCCTCTCCCGGATTTTTGGGGTGGTTATCGGCTCGAGCCAAAACGGTTTGAGTTTTGGCAGGGGCGACCAAGTCGTCTGCATGATCGGTTCGAATATCGCAAAAGCAGTGCGGGGATTTGGTCAATCGACCGATTGAGTCCGTAA
- a CDS encoding LptA/OstA family protein: MRLLGFSLLLLFVFVTTLPADREEEEIPQRQSTVISSDRLEVINTDEGNLFIFDGSVSIVGADFTAKCDRMEVRTNSEGEDDFGAIAVIEAIGNVQIQQGIRIATAGKAIIYPQSDEVFLEESPQVRDENGTISGYRMTLHGEDRRISIEPGPDGSRTQVELPSLEVIRSDKSGE; the protein is encoded by the coding sequence ATGAGACTTCTCGGTTTTTCCTTACTCCTGCTGTTTGTATTCGTCACAACACTACCGGCTGATCGGGAAGAGGAAGAGATTCCCCAAAGACAGTCCACGGTGATTTCCAGTGATCGACTGGAAGTGATCAATACAGACGAAGGAAATCTGTTTATCTTCGATGGATCCGTTTCGATCGTCGGTGCAGATTTTACGGCAAAATGTGATCGTATGGAAGTCCGGACCAACTCCGAAGGAGAAGATGACTTTGGAGCAATCGCCGTGATCGAGGCTATTGGTAATGTCCAGATTCAACAGGGCATTCGAATCGCTACAGCAGGAAAGGCTATCATCTATCCGCAAAGCGATGAAGTGTTCCTCGAAGAGAGTCCGCAGGTGAGAGACGAGAACGGAACGATTTCCGGTTACCGTATGACCCTTCACGGCGAAGATCGCAGGATCTCAATAGAACCCGGACCGGATGGTTCGCGCACTCAGGTCGAGCTCCCCTCGCTCGAGGTGATTCGATCCGACAAGTCTGGTGAGTGA
- the lptB gene encoding LPS export ABC transporter ATP-binding protein, translating to MSDSNQSISIETEGLTRDFGRRRVVDNVGLSVKSGEIVGLLGPNGAGKTTTFYMIVGLIQPTEGNILLRGKDVTSLPMFKRARKGIGYLPQEASVFRKMTVRENLIAVLETMRLSKKEREESADEKLAQFGLEKIAYQKAYTLSGGERRRLEIARALATKPEFLLMDEPFSGVDPISVDDVQSVIRDLKGIGIGILITDHNVRETLEITDRSYLLYEGKVLCEGDRNTLLNDPSARKFYLGEGFQA from the coding sequence GTGAGTGATTCAAATCAATCGATATCCATCGAGACTGAGGGTCTCACGAGGGACTTTGGCAGGCGTCGTGTCGTCGATAACGTAGGGCTCTCAGTTAAATCTGGTGAAATCGTCGGTCTTCTCGGACCGAACGGTGCTGGCAAAACCACCACCTTTTACATGATTGTCGGTCTTATCCAACCGACGGAGGGCAATATTCTTTTGAGGGGAAAAGATGTCACCTCACTTCCCATGTTTAAACGCGCTCGCAAGGGAATAGGTTACCTTCCTCAAGAGGCTTCGGTATTCCGGAAGATGACAGTTCGAGAAAACCTCATTGCCGTTCTGGAAACCATGCGACTTTCCAAGAAGGAACGGGAAGAATCTGCAGACGAAAAGCTTGCTCAATTCGGACTGGAGAAGATTGCCTACCAAAAAGCATACACCTTAAGCGGAGGTGAACGCCGACGCCTCGAGATCGCCAGAGCACTGGCCACTAAGCCAGAGTTTTTGCTGATGGATGAGCCATTCAGCGGAGTTGATCCGATCAGTGTTGATGACGTTCAGTCGGTAATTCGTGATCTGAAAGGTATCGGTATTGGAATTTTAATTACCGACCATAATGTGAGAGAAACGCTTGAGATCACCGACCGCTCTTACCTCCTCTACGAGGGGAAAGTCCTTTGCGAAGGAGATCGGAACACTCTTCTCAACGATCCGTCCGCCCGAAAATTTTATTTAGGCGAAGGCTTTCAAGCTTGA
- the hprK gene encoding HPr(Ser) kinase/phosphatase, whose protein sequence is MKPTEKIIESISVREFYESCREPLKLELISGEERLDRIIGEKSLNRPALALTGYFRFFAHRRIQLFGAGEMGHLRDNDPKVIEPALTKIAEKNIPCIIISRNLAPTPLLLKIAKEHKIPLFRSKLKSKTLTTEATLILEERFAPRKTIHGTLMDIRGIGTLLQGESGIGKSECALALIEKGFSLVADDLTHLRLLRDHEIVGTSSELSRGYMECRGIGIIDIAKLFGVNSVRVEKRLDLVISFVSWTPGIEEDRTGLEQRHMEIFNQKIPHSIIPVRPGRDLARLVEVAAMVQALRLLGHDSAKEFNERLIRQMAGTVS, encoded by the coding sequence ATGAAACCGACTGAGAAAATCATCGAAAGTATCTCGGTTCGGGAGTTTTACGAATCCTGTCGCGAGCCACTCAAACTGGAGCTGATTAGCGGCGAGGAACGGTTGGATAGAATCATTGGAGAAAAGAGTCTCAACCGTCCGGCGCTCGCGTTAACAGGATACTTCCGATTCTTTGCCCATCGCCGGATCCAGTTGTTTGGTGCCGGGGAAATGGGACACCTTAGAGACAACGATCCCAAGGTAATTGAACCGGCACTCACCAAGATAGCGGAAAAGAACATTCCCTGTATCATCATCAGCAGGAACCTTGCTCCTACCCCCCTGCTACTTAAAATCGCCAAAGAACATAAGATCCCTTTGTTTCGATCCAAGCTCAAGTCGAAGACACTCACGACTGAGGCCACCTTGATCCTTGAAGAAAGGTTTGCTCCGCGAAAAACCATCCACGGTACCCTAATGGATATTCGCGGCATCGGAACGTTACTCCAAGGAGAGAGCGGTATCGGTAAAAGTGAATGCGCACTCGCCCTAATCGAGAAAGGTTTCAGTCTGGTCGCTGACGACCTCACTCATCTGCGATTACTTCGAGACCACGAGATCGTTGGAACGAGCTCCGAACTCAGCAGAGGCTACATGGAGTGTCGCGGTATCGGGATTATAGACATAGCGAAGCTTTTTGGTGTCAATTCCGTGAGAGTCGAGAAACGACTCGACCTAGTCATTTCATTTGTGAGTTGGACCCCTGGAATCGAGGAGGACAGGACTGGTCTCGAGCAACGACACATGGAGATTTTCAATCAAAAGATACCTCACAGCATCATTCCGGTTCGTCCAGGGAGGGATTTAGCTCGCCTGGTCGAGGTGGCTGCAATGGTTCAGGCACTCCGCCTTCTCGGCCACGATTCGGCGAAGGAGTTCAATGAACGGCTAATTCGGCAGATGGCCGGAACGGTCAGTTGA
- the dnaA gene encoding chromosomal replication initiator protein DnaA, with the protein MSSISQPSTLWDATCERFKSRLNPDIFEMWFKPLSFSDATDETIRILAPNDFVSIWLKDNYLEVIHAEVAEVFGGPRKVIIEVEQNSAKNRQESNRVPKPSNPDSADRLQTDESASSKTTASLSGINPKNTFRNFVVGSGNQLAHAASIAVANAPARAYNPLFIYGDTGLGKTHLMHAIAHQVVSARPNAKIAYISTEKFTNKFITAIQENKLTTFRRRFRKADILLIDDIHFLSGRERIQEEFFHTFNELFENQKQIVLTSDRPASEIARLESRLVSRFQWGLVADIQCPDLDTRLAILSKKARSLEVKIPADVLGFLAEKVSRNVRRMEGALTRVAGYAALIRDPLSVEVVERLLSDVLQEELLNQVTIEKIQKKTADYYHLRVADLLSRRRPAKIVVPRQVSMYLSRQMTDHSLVQIGDAFGGRDHGTVINAIRAVENMMDQDPAMRRSIDYLTKQLSESRSS; encoded by the coding sequence ATGTCTTCTATTTCCCAGCCCTCAACCCTTTGGGATGCCACCTGTGAACGCTTCAAAAGCCGCTTAAATCCGGACATTTTCGAGATGTGGTTTAAACCGCTCTCATTTTCTGATGCGACCGATGAGACCATCAGGATCCTTGCACCCAATGACTTCGTCTCAATCTGGCTAAAGGACAATTACCTGGAGGTGATTCACGCAGAGGTCGCGGAGGTATTTGGCGGTCCTAGAAAGGTGATTATTGAAGTGGAACAAAATTCCGCCAAGAATCGACAGGAAAGCAACCGAGTTCCAAAACCCTCCAACCCGGATTCTGCTGATCGGCTTCAAACCGATGAGTCCGCGTCTTCAAAAACCACAGCGTCGCTTTCAGGGATCAACCCGAAGAATACCTTTCGCAACTTTGTCGTAGGATCCGGTAATCAACTAGCTCACGCTGCCTCTATAGCGGTGGCCAACGCCCCGGCACGTGCTTACAACCCACTCTTTATCTACGGCGACACCGGCCTCGGAAAAACCCACCTGATGCACGCGATCGCCCATCAGGTCGTTTCCGCCCGTCCTAACGCTAAAATTGCCTACATTTCTACGGAAAAATTTACGAACAAGTTCATTACTGCGATTCAGGAGAATAAGCTCACAACATTCCGTCGTAGATTCCGCAAAGCGGACATCCTCCTGATCGATGACATTCACTTTCTTTCGGGGCGGGAGAGGATCCAAGAAGAGTTTTTCCACACCTTCAACGAGCTCTTCGAGAATCAGAAGCAAATTGTCCTCACCAGCGATCGGCCCGCAAGCGAGATTGCCCGGCTAGAGAGCAGACTTGTCTCGCGGTTTCAATGGGGACTGGTCGCTGATATCCAGTGCCCGGACCTCGACACCCGCCTCGCGATTCTTTCGAAGAAGGCACGCTCTTTGGAGGTCAAGATTCCAGCAGACGTTCTTGGGTTTCTAGCCGAGAAAGTCTCGAGAAACGTCCGTCGAATGGAGGGCGCCCTCACACGGGTGGCAGGCTACGCGGCTCTCATCCGGGATCCTCTTTCGGTCGAGGTCGTCGAACGTTTGCTCTCAGATGTCCTTCAGGAGGAGCTCCTCAACCAAGTGACTATTGAGAAAATTCAGAAGAAGACGGCAGATTACTACCATCTGAGGGTCGCCGATCTTCTCAGTAGAAGACGTCCCGCTAAAATTGTAGTCCCGAGGCAGGTTTCGATGTACCTAAGCCGTCAAATGACCGATCATTCTCTCGTTCAGATTGGAGACGCGTTTGGCGGCAGGGACCACGGAACCGTTATCAACGCGATCCGTGCGGTGGAGAATATGATGGACCAGGACCCTGCCATGCGCAGGAGCATAGACTATTTGACGAAACAACTTTCCGAGAGTAGGTCGTCTTAA
- a CDS encoding DUF374 domain-containing protein: protein MPRGEQTTARYGNTEVPVYEPSFFRKLLLYPAFLLIKIWSLTLRLEIDQKSLDLVRSVKEPALFLFWHNHIFLAVIAKKKFARPYRMSAIASTSKDGAWPAAIFHMLGTTIVRGSAHTRSSRVAREMLAVHRSGEDLCLTPDGSRGPIYSLRPGAVFFSREARSPLLLFSATFENAWRVKSWDRFYLPKPFKRIIVRTDLVEFSELEQYTNMESARSFLEKKLLAITEDPLGVPAVED, encoded by the coding sequence GTGCCGCGGGGCGAACAAACGACTGCTCGCTACGGGAACACCGAAGTTCCTGTCTACGAACCGTCCTTTTTTCGAAAGTTACTGCTCTATCCCGCCTTCCTGTTGATCAAAATCTGGTCCCTTACCCTCCGTCTCGAGATCGATCAAAAGTCCCTCGATCTCGTTCGTTCGGTGAAAGAGCCCGCCCTTTTCCTTTTCTGGCACAACCATATTTTTCTGGCAGTGATTGCGAAGAAGAAGTTTGCAAGGCCCTACAGGATGTCGGCAATCGCAAGCACCAGTAAAGACGGTGCTTGGCCCGCAGCGATTTTCCATATGCTTGGGACTACAATCGTGAGAGGATCCGCTCATACCCGTAGCTCAAGAGTCGCCCGCGAGATGTTGGCAGTCCACCGTTCCGGTGAGGATCTTTGCCTGACTCCAGACGGTTCTCGCGGCCCGATCTATTCCCTCCGTCCGGGAGCAGTGTTCTTCTCTCGGGAAGCGAGGTCCCCCCTTCTTCTTTTCAGTGCGACCTTCGAGAATGCGTGGCGAGTCAAGTCCTGGGACAGATTCTACCTTCCAAAACCGTTCAAACGGATAATCGTTCGAACCGATCTCGTTGAATTTTCTGAACTGGAGCAATATACGAATATGGAGTCTGCTCGAAGTTTCCTCGAAAAGAAACTCCTCGCGATTACCGAAGACCCTTTAGGGGTGCCTGCGGTAGAAGACTAG
- a CDS encoding HPr family phosphocarrier protein, with the protein MKNHCIANTISIFSISSHMTSPVADQSEAGKPESSASFSLTVSNKMGIHARPAAMIVRIANRFSGDVWVEKDGEKVNGKSIMGLMMLAAGPGSVLKFSTAGGDTSTMKSEMTDLFEKKFEES; encoded by the coding sequence GTGAAAAACCATTGCATCGCGAACACCATTTCGATTTTCTCCATCTCCAGCCATATGACGTCACCAGTTGCCGATCAATCTGAAGCGGGGAAGCCGGAAAGCTCAGCGAGCTTCTCTCTAACCGTCTCCAACAAGATGGGGATTCACGCTCGTCCGGCAGCTATGATCGTTCGCATCGCCAATCGGTTCTCAGGGGATGTATGGGTGGAAAAAGATGGAGAAAAGGTGAACGGAAAAAGTATCATGGGCCTGATGATGCTGGCCGCAGGACCCGGTTCTGTTCTAAAATTTTCCACCGCTGGCGGTGACACCAGCACAATGAAATCTGAGATGACCGATCTCTTCGAAAAGAAATTCGAGGAGTCGTAG
- the dinB gene encoding DNA polymerase IV, protein MRKIIHIDMDCFYAAVEMRDRPELRKIPLAVGGGGRRGVVCTCNYRARGFGVRSAMPNFIAVERCPDLVFVRPRFHRYQEISSGIRAIFRSYTELVEPLSLDEAYLDVTHLDRPATDVATEIRERIREEFRLPSSAGVAPNKLLAKIASDWKKPNGQFVIRPNRIDSFMRELPVRSLWGVGKRAEEKLQKMGCETCGDLQAFELPELELTFGRFGSDLYFQCRGIDERLVQPSRIRKSLSNERTFPDEVTSEAELVERIQDLHEELWADLETRPELRERISGPFVKVKFSDFSQTTVSRTGMPWDLPSFISLGKEAFQRKPRGARLIGLGVRFSERATVLEQMLLPLGPDSV, encoded by the coding sequence GTGCGTAAAATCATCCACATCGACATGGACTGTTTCTACGCAGCTGTCGAGATGCGCGACCGGCCGGAGTTACGCAAAATTCCTCTCGCGGTTGGTGGAGGCGGTAGAAGAGGGGTTGTCTGCACCTGCAATTACCGGGCGAGGGGTTTCGGAGTTCGCTCTGCGATGCCAAATTTCATAGCGGTTGAACGTTGCCCAGACTTGGTTTTCGTTCGGCCGCGGTTTCACCGATACCAGGAGATTTCAAGCGGCATTCGAGCGATTTTTCGTTCCTACACTGAGCTGGTCGAGCCGCTTTCTTTGGACGAGGCTTATCTGGATGTGACTCATCTTGATCGCCCGGCGACTGACGTTGCTACTGAGATCCGGGAGCGCATCCGGGAAGAGTTTCGGCTTCCCAGCTCGGCTGGAGTAGCACCAAACAAGTTGCTCGCCAAGATCGCCAGCGATTGGAAAAAGCCGAACGGGCAGTTTGTTATTCGGCCAAACCGGATTGATTCCTTCATGAGAGAGCTTCCCGTTCGGAGCCTTTGGGGTGTTGGAAAAAGAGCTGAGGAAAAACTTCAGAAAATGGGTTGCGAGACGTGCGGCGATCTTCAGGCGTTTGAACTCCCTGAACTCGAGCTGACCTTCGGGCGATTTGGTTCTGATCTTTACTTTCAGTGTCGGGGAATCGACGAGCGGTTGGTTCAACCCTCGCGAATCCGCAAATCTCTGAGCAATGAAAGAACCTTTCCGGATGAGGTGACTAGTGAGGCAGAGTTGGTGGAGCGCATTCAGGATCTACATGAGGAACTTTGGGCAGATTTGGAAACGCGTCCGGAGCTCCGGGAGAGGATATCCGGGCCCTTTGTGAAGGTAAAGTTTTCCGACTTTTCTCAGACGACCGTCAGTCGAACGGGTATGCCGTGGGATTTGCCGAGCTTCATTTCGCTTGGGAAGGAGGCTTTTCAGCGGAAACCAAGAGGCGCCCGACTCATCGGTTTGGGTGTGAGATTCAGCGAAAGGGCGACGGTTCTCGAGCAAATGCTCCTACCCCTTGGGCCGGACTCGGTTTGA